The [Limnothrix rosea] IAM M-220 region AGGGTTTTGCCGGAGAAAATTATCTGCTCTCTAGTATGGAAGGATTTTTCGAAAAATTTCTGGCGATCGCCGCAAAAGTTTATGAAGACCACCCTTTGTTCACTATTAACGGAGATTTTTCCGGCAATACTTATCTTTATCGGGTAATATTTTGCATTGGCTCCGGACAAAATAGCGTCAAACTTGTCGCATCCCACTCTGGTATTTTCTTGTCCCCTAAGCCCGGCTGCGGTGATTCACAAATGATTGTTTTAATCTCGGCTTGATTTTGATACAACGTTGTCGCGCCCGTATAAGCTCTAATACTTTCTTCTACCAAGGGGATAGCTATGACTGAGCCTTGGGTTTTCGTCACGACAAAACTGTAGGAATAATATTGTGACTGTTTATTTTGCACAATATTGAGGCGATCAACACTATCAGCAAATTCAAGTCGCTCCATCATATAAGCTTGCTGGGCTCGGTTGATGGAACCAACAAATAATTTTGCCTCGGACTGGCGTGCTTTAGCTGCTTGGCTGAGGAAGGCTGGCAAGGCGATCGCCGACAAAATACCAATAATAATAATGACAATCAATAATTCGATCAGCGTAAATCCTGAAATCAGCTCAAACTTATTTTTTTTTGGACGTAAGCGTAAAAATTCCAGAATATCCATGCAAACCCCAGCGATGCAATAACAATAGGCCGAAGCCTCTAATAAGCTACCCATTTCGTTTCCCTAGACCATCAGGGTAAATACTTACGTGGCAGCATTTTTGCCTCTGTTTTGTCTCCGTAGATCTCTCGGACATCAAGCCCAATCAAGTCGCCCTTGACGCATTGCAATCACAAAATATGGTTTGCCACTATCGAGCATTGTTTACCAAGACAAATTTTTTCAGCAAATCACCTCTACAGAACAATCGGGGGAAAAACAGGAAGTCCCGACAATAAAAAATATGTACGAAGTCCCATCGGCGTTGTGTCAACGGTTTAATCTCTGGTGAGACAGACCCCGGCTCCCGCCGAGTGGCGATCGCCAAAATCCCCAACACGATTGCCCAAGAAGGAACAAAAGCCATCCAAAAATTAAGTTATGCTTAAAGAGTGAATGCTTTAAAGAGTCTGTAAACCAAGCACAACAGCTCCATCAGCCATCTACTACTGCTACGTTTTTATTCTGATTACTTCGGCAACATTTCATGGATACCAAAGCTTTTAGTGAGCTTTTCCCCCTTTTCGGTAACGCTAACCCTGAAACCATCGAATCCTTGCTATCGATCACCACCGAGCATGAATATCCAGTCGGACGAACTGTGCTGATGGAAGACTCTTGGGGAAATGCAGTCTACTTTATCCAGTCCGGTTGGGTCAAAGTACGGCGCTTAACCGGTGACAGCACAATGACCCTTGCGATTTTAGGTCAAGGGGATTTTTTTGGGGAAATGGCGATTCTGGATGAGTCCCCCCGCTCCACCGATGTTGTTGCCCTATCCCAGGTGAAGTTACTCAGTATTTCAGCCCAACGGTTTATTCAGACTTTATTTCGGGATCATCAGCTCCACCACAAAATGTTGCAGCTCATGGTGCAGCGGCTGCGTAATGCCAATGCCCGTTTCCAATGGCGCAATCAACCGCCGGCGCTCAAACTGGCAAAGATGTTGATTTTGCTCGCAGAAAGCTATGGCGAACCAACGGATCAGGGTGTGAAAATTATTAATATCCCTGCCACGGATCTCGCAGAGGTTGCCGATATTAAACCCAAGGAAGTCGACATCATTCTCACGAAGCTCCGCAGTAAAGGCTGGCTGGAGATGGACGATGCTACTATTCACTTTATTAATTTCAAGCAGTTATCAAAGCTAGCCGGACGGGCTTAGGCTGAATTTTACTAATGGTTCAAACAGTTACTTCTTCGCAGATTTCGCAGGCAACTCAAGATGAAACATCGGTAGAAATTGTGTATGGGGTGGCAATGCCGAATCCCCACCAACATTTATTTGAGGTCACGATTCAGATTAACCATTGGTCAGCAATGCTGCTGGATCTAAAGATGCCTGTGTGGACACCGGGGTCTTATTTGGTGCGGGAATATGCTCGCCATGTGCAGGATTTTCAGGCGATCGCCACAGCGACAGAAAAACCATTAGCTTGGCAAAAACAAGGCAAAAACCATTGGCAAATTGCGACGGATGCGACTGAGTCAATTACGGTTAAATATCGTGTCTTTGCAAATGAATTAACGGTACGAACCAATCACCTTGATAGTACTCACGGTTACTTTAATGGGGCAGCTATTTTTTGCTTTGTGCCTGACTACCAAAATCAGTCTTTTATCCTTGAGGTAGAGCCACCCGATGAAGCTTGGCAAATTAGTACGACATTACCCCTTTTAGAAGACTCTGAGACGCAGTTTTGGGTCGAGAATTTTGATGTCTTAGTGGATAGTCCAGTTGAAGTTGGTATCCATGAAAGTCATGAATTTCTCTATGCCGATAAACCCCACCGTTGGGTGGTTTGGGGTGATGGTGATTTTGATGCAGACAAGGCGATCGCCGACACGAAAAAAATTATTGCAATAGAAGCCGACATCTACGGCGGTGGCTTACCCTACGACGAATATATGTTCCTGCTCCATTTATCCAGTAGCGGCTATGGCGGCCTAGAGCACAAAGAAAGCTGTTCTTTAAATTATCCCCGTTTCGGCTTTGGCGACCACAATAACTACAACCGTTTTATGCAACTCGTTGCCCACGAATTTTTCCATTTGTGGAATATTAAACGCATCCGCCCGAAAGCCCTTGAAACCTTCGATTATGAAAACGAAAACTACACCACTTCTCTGTGGTTTGCCGAAGGGGTGACGAGCTACTACGATCTCATCATTCCGCGCTGGGCTGATATTTACGACGATGACTTTTTCCTAGAGAGCTTGGGTAAAGACATAACCCGTTATCTCAATACGCCGGGACGCTTTGTGCAGCCCCTAGCCGAGTCTAGTTTTGATGCTTGGATTAAGCTATATCGTCGCGATGCTAATAGCAATAATAATCAAATGTCCTACTACCTCAAGGGGGCAATGGTGTCGTTAATGCTGGATCTGATTATCCGCGATCGCCACGATAATCAAAAATCCCTTGACGATGTAATGCAGCGGATGTGGCAAGAATTTGGGAAGGATGAAATTGGTTTTACGCCGAAGCAAGTGGAAACGGTTATTGCTGAAGTTGCAGGCTGTGATTTGACAGATTTCTTTAATCGTTATCTGTATAGCACTGAGGAACTTCCCCTTGAAAAATCCCTTGAATCTTTTGGTTTAATCCTCAAGCCAATTTACGACGATAAAAAAATCCCCTATTTCGGTGCAGAGATCAAAGACGAAAACAACCGCACCCTCGTTAAATCCATCGAAAGCGGCTCCCCATGCCACATCGCCGGGATTGATCCGGGGGACGAAATTTTGGCGATCGCCGACTATCGCGTCAATGCCGAGCAAGTAAGCAAACGCCTTCAGAACTACCATGCAGGTGATACAATTTCGATCACGCTTTTTCAGCAAGATCAATTAAAAACCCTTGCCGTAACCCTCGCTGAACCCCAGCCTAGCAGTTACCAAGTGAAGAAAAATCCCGACGCATCTGACCAACAAAAAGCGAAGTTGACAGGTTGGCTCTGCCACTAATCCCACTCCTTTCCTGTTCGTCAGACCCCCACCTTGATATTTAAACATCGACTTAAACCGTCCGTTCCTTAACCTAATGCATAATTTTCTCCCTACCGCCTATTTCCAAGGAAAATTTGTTCCGTTTGCAGAGGCTAATATTTCCATCGCAACCCACGCGCTACATTATGGTACGGGAGCATTTGGAGGGTTACGGGGGATTCCCGATCCGCATGATGCCAACCAAATTTTGTTATTCCGTTTAGATCGTCACTGTCGCCGCTTGAGTAATAGTGCAAATTTTTTACAATTTGATTTACCTGCGGACAAAATTGAACATGTCATTGTTGATTTTGTGCAGAAAAATCGCCCGGCAAAATCGTTTTATATTCGTCCCTTTGTCTATACTTCTGATCTTGGTATTGCGCCCCGTCTCCACAAAATTGAAAAAGACTTTTTTGTTTACGGTTTAGAGTTGGGGGATTACCTGTCGCCGGAAGGGATTTCCTGTCGCATTAGCTCTTGGACACGCCAAGAGGATCGCAGTTTTCCATTGCGGGGCAAAATTAGTGGTGCATATATTGCGTCTGCCTTGGCAAAATCTGAAGCGGTTGCGTCCGGATTTGATGAAGCTTTACTGATGAATTCCCAAGGGAAAGTTTGTGAAGCGTCTGGGATGAACGTGTTTATCGTGCGCGATGGCAAATTGATTACCCCCGGTTCGGATCAAGATATCCTCGAAGGCATTACCCGCGACAGCATCATTACTTTGGCGAAAAAATTTGGCATTGAGGTGATTGAGCGTCCCATTGATAAGACGGAATTACTCATTGCGGATGAAGTTTTTCTGAGTGGTACGGCAGCAAAGGTTACACCCGTCAAGCAAATCGAAAATTATAAATTACCCGGCGATCGCCCCATCACTGAAAAGCTACGGGAAAAACTAACGGCAATTACTCAAAACCAAGACAGTGAATTTTCTGAGTGGGTTTACAAAATCCCCTTGAGTTAAGGGCACGACATGATTACTGAAAACTGAAAATTGTGTTTTAGGCGGCCACCTCTGCTTGGACAAAGGTTAGTTTACCGAACTGAATTTCATCAAGGACGCGGTTAATGGTGTGTCGTTCGTCTTGATTGACCAAGCCATCATTTAAACAACTGCTCATGAGCTGCATATGCTCCTCACGAGTGAGTTCACCGGTGCTAAGGATGCGTTCGCAAACTTGTTGAATGTTCATCACAATCGCTATGTTGTTGGTGGTGGGCATGGCTCAAACGAGGCAGACATTACAGCTAGTTTAAAACCAATCTTGGTATTATCGATGCGACCCTTTGAAATATTGCTCAAAAATTATGGAAATTGTTCGTCTACCAGCGTTTCACGATAATTATATTTTTGTTTTGGGCGATCGCCTCTCTGGTTTAGCGGCGGTGGTTGATCCGGGGGATGGTGGCGTTGTTTTAGATTATTTGCGGCAGGAAAATTTACAGTTAACGGCTATTTTAATTACTCATCACCACCATGATCATGTGGGGGGAAATCGGCAATTATTGGCACAGTTTCCAAATGCGAAAGTGTATGCCAGCGACCATGATGGACAAAAGGGACGCATTCCCGGTCAGACCAATATTCTCAAAGAAGGCGATCGCCTGAATGTATTAGATCGCACCGCTGAAATTTTATTTGTGCCCGGCCATACCCAAGGCCATATTATTTACTATTTTCCCCCGACAAAACCGGAGGGCACAGGGGATTTATTTTGTGGCGATACTCTGTTTGCGGGGGGCTGTGGACGGCTTCTGGAAGGAAACCCGGCGCAAATGTGGCGATCGCTGCAACGAATACGTACGCTACCAGATAAAACCCGCGTGTGGTGTGCCCATGAATATACCCTCAAAAATTTGCGATTTGCGACGAGTTTAGATATTGACAATATTCAGCTATACCAACGATTTGAGGAAGTGAAAGCCTTAAGACAACAGGGTCAAGCGACAGTACCCAGTTTGCTCGCCATTGAAAAACAAACCAATCCTTTTCTGCGATGTGACCAGCCAGAGGTACAAGCTGCCGTTAGCCATCACGAACCCCAACGGGTCTTTGCAAAACTACGGGGTAAGCGGGATTTATTTTAGATTTCGACTGGAGATTTGGCGATCAATGTGGCGATCGCCAGATGTTTTCGCCCAATGAAAAAAAGCCCAATTCATTAGATATTTTTACCTAAAATCCGTAGGCTCTACGCCGTCAGAAAGATTACGGAAATTCCAAAAAAGACTAAGGTAAAAGATGATCTTTTTAAAACGCAATTTTCATAACATTTAGGTGATTTTCCTTGAAATACTTAGGTTTTTGCCAACCGCCGCAAACCCCCATGGGCAAGCATTAAATCATCCCTTTTTCATCAGTAACCCGCAATTTATCTTCGGTGACTTCCATAATGCCTACTGCGATTACATCTGAACAGGTTCATCAGATCGTCTCCAACTACCACGACAATCCCCACACAATTTTGGGCTGTCATCCTGTCGAAATTGATGGCGCATCAACGTGGTCAGTGCGTGCCTTTCTGCCCAAAGCCGAGCAAGCTTGGGTTGTTGACCCTGTATCACAGCAGGAATATCCCATGGCAGCGGTACATCATCCCCACTTTTTTGAATGTGTTGTCGAACAGGAAATATCACCACAATATCAACTGAAATATAAGTGCGGCGATCGCCACATCACCATTTTCGACCCCTATTCATTTGGTGAACCCCCCCACTTTAGCGATCTAGACTTACACCTATTTGCCGAAGGAAATCACCACCGCATTTACGAAAAACTAGGTGCACATCCCCTAACCCTAAACGGCGTTGACGGCGTTTATTTTGCCGTTTGGGCTCCCAATGCCCGCAACGTTTCTGTCATTGGAGATTTCAACGCATGGGATGGTAGAGAGCACCAAATGCGCAAGCTCAATGGCGCAATATGGGATATTTTCGTTCCAGAACTGAGTACCGGCGCAAAATATAAATACGAAGTAAAAAACCAAGCAGGACATATCTACGAAAAGTCCGATCCCTACGGCTTTTTCCAAGAAGTACGCCCCGACTTTGCCTCCATCGTCACCGACTTAAACCAATACCAATGGAACGATGCTGAGTGGATTGAACAACGTACCAAGACCGATCCCCTCAAAGTGCCCATTTCCATCTACGAACTCCATTTAGGATCGTGGCTCCATGGCTCTGCCGAAGAAAAAATGCAATTACTTTCAGGCGAGGCAGAACCTATTCCCGTTAACGAAACCAAAGAAGGAGCACGGTACCTCAGCTATTACGAGCTGGCCGATCAGCTAATTCCTTACATCAAAGAGCTGGGCTATACCCACATCGAATTACTCCCGATCGCCGAGCATCCCTTTGATGGTTCTTGGGGTTATCAAGTGACGGGATATTATGCGCCGACATCGCGCTTCGGTAACCCAGAAGATCTAATGTATTTCATCGACAAATGTCACGAAAATGGCATTGGTGTCCTTGTGGATTGGGTTCCCGGTCACTTCCCTAAAGACAGCCATGGATTAGCATTTTTTGACGGTACACACCTCTACGAACATGCTGATCCCCGCAAAGGCGAACATAAAGAATGGGGCACATTAATCTTTAACTACAACCGCAACGAGGTGCGCAATTTCCTCATCGCCAATGCGCTGTTTTGGTTCGATAAATATCACATTGATGGTATTCGGGTAGATGCAGTAGCTTCAATGCTGTACCTCGACTATGACCGCGAAGATGGCGAGTGGGTTGCCAACGATTACGGTGGTAACGAGCATTTAGAAGCCGTTGAGTTTTTGCGTCAAACCAATAATTTAATTTTCAAATATTATCCCGGTGCGATTTCCGTGGCGGAGGAATCCACTGCATGGCCGATGGTTTCTCGTCCCACATACCTCGGTGGCTTGGGCTTTAACCTGAAGTGGAATATGGGCTGGATGCACGACAACCTCGACTATTTCAGCATGGATCCTTGGTTCCGTCAGCATCACCAAAACAGCATTACCTTCAGTATGTGGTATCACTTCAGCGAGAACTACATGTTGGCGCTGTCCCACGATGAAGTCGTGCATGGCAAGAGTTCGATTATCGGTAAGATGCCCGGTGATGAGTGGCAGAAGTTTGCTAATGTGCGGGCTTTGTTTGCCTACATGTTTATGCACCCCGGCAAGAAAACCATGTTTATGAGCATGGAGTTCGGGCAGTGGAATGAGTGGAATGTTTGGACTGACCTCAACTGGGATCTGTTAAATCATGAACCCCATGCCAAGCTCAAAGGTTTCTTCTCTGAACTAAATGCTTTCTATAAAGATCAACCTGCGCTTTATGAGCGGGATTTTGAGGAAGAGGGTTTTCAATGGATTGACTGCTCGGATAATCAAAATAGTGTGGTGTCGTTTATTCGCCGTGCAAAGGATCCGAATGATTTCTTAATTGTGGCTTGTAATTTTACGCCGCAATTACATCGGCATTATCGCATTGGGATGCCGGAGCCGGGTTGCTACAACGAAGTCTTTAATAGTGATGTCGAGACGTTTGGTGGCAGTAACCAGAAGAATTTTGGTGGGGTTTGGGCAGAGGACTGGGGAATGCATGGTTTGCCCTACTCGGCGGATCTTTGTTTGCCTCCCCTCGGTGTGGTCGTTTTAAAACTAGATCGCAAGCGTACCGCTGAGGCGATCGCCGCGAAAAAGGATAAAGCTGAATAGACGACATTTTTAAAGTCGGTAAATTTAATCGAGTTGGTGGGGGCGTTTTGCGAAATGCCCCTACTTTTTTTGATAAAGGAAGACGGGGATTAATTCCAATCGCCTTGCAAGATAAATGCTGCCCAATATTGCGGATGACTCCACTTGGTTTCTTCGCGCATTTCCCGTTGGGTTTTCTTCAGAGCAGCAGCGGCAGTGAGCCCGTCTTCGAGTAGATTTCGGTAAAAACGGGTCATAAATTCGGCGGTGGCTTTGTCGTCTACACTCCACAAACTCATTAGCAAGCGTGGGGTTCCGGCATACATAAAACCGCGGCTTAAACCCAGCATTCCTTCGCCGGGAACTTCCTCACCAATCCCTGTCTGGCAGGCACTGAGTACAACGAGACTGGCGTTAAGCTGCATATTAAAAATACTATCGAGCCGCAAGAAACCGTTTTGGGAATTGCCTTGTTCATCTACCAGCGAAAAAACTAAGCCTGATTGTTCGGGTTTGGTTTTATGAAAAAAACCGTGGGTCGCAAAGTGGACAATATCGTAATCTTCGAGGCGATCGCCCTTTTCAAAAAAACAAAACCCACAAAAGTTACTCTTCTTCCGATTCTTCGAGAATTGCGCCTTCGTAGAGCATCATCACCGGACATTCAAACTCAATGCTGGGAATGACAAGCATTTCATCTAGAGCATAGTCACTGTAGCCCCACATTTTTCCCGTTTGCCGCTGGTACATCTCCACAGAAACCCGCTGACTATCAATCAAAATATATTCCTGTAAACTCTGTATTTGGCGATATAGCTTGAGCTTGCGACCTTGATCATAACGAGCATTGCTAGGCGACAAGACTTCTACAATCACTTTGGGGTGCTGGATAAATTGATTATTTTTCTTGTCATCAGGATGGCAAGTCACCACCAAGTCAGGATAAAAATATCGCTTTGTTTTAGAATCCTGTACCTTTACGTCCGACACAAAAGTTTCACATCCTCTCGTCTGTAAATGAGGAAATAAAGCGCGGTATAAATTCAGGTAAATTCTCGCGTGTGTTACTGTTCCACCCGTCATTGCAATAATTTCACCGTCAATATATTCATACTTAATATCCTGAGTTGCTTCCCATTCGAGATATTCTTCCGGTGTCATTTTTCTGGGAAGTTCGGCAGCAGCAATCATAGGATTTACTCGATTTCGCAAACTATATTTTTAATTTTAACGACGAACTTAGATGGCGATCGCCCTTTTGCCTTCTGCGTTATTTGATGAGATTGGAAAAAAGCAATGAGTCGGTATTAAACAATTATGGATATGGAGGCGATCGCCCTCATTTTTGAAACTTCGGCAACCCAGTTAATCTTGCTTTTTTGTTCTTTCAATTTCGCGGCGTAGCTCTTCTACTTGACGACGTAAATTATCCACATCATCATTTTTCTCTTCCGTTTCCACCTCTACCGAGCCAGACTCACCCCGGGCATAATGCCCCGCTTTAATATCTTGATATTCCTTCGACTCATCCCAATCCTTAATAAATTTAAGACGTTCCACAGGGAAAGGATGCCCAAGAAAAGTGCCGTTGCCACCGTTGTAAATGAGAAATTTGTAAATCTGGTTGAGCTGCTCTTGATCAAGGTCTTGATAATCCTGGGACTGCTGAGTAAATTCGCTCAAACTGACTTCATTGGCGTATTTCATGCTGCCGCCAGACAGCTTCATCATGGTACGAAAAATCGGATTGAGGTCGTCCGTGACGAGGAGAGCAGCCCGATCTGCTGATAGTTCCGCTTTACGCCGCCATTCATAAAAAGCATAAAGCAGACCTGTGGTGATCACATTTCCTAAGCCAAGGGTTACTTCTCCCACAAAAGATGCGGCTCCCATTGCCCACATTGCCATCTGGGTGAGGACTGGGTGTTCACATTGGAGATGTCCTAGCTCATGGGCAAGCACCGTCCGTAATTCGTCTTCTTCTAATAGGTCGAGTAGGCCGCTATTGACAACAATATAGGGGTGTTCTGTACCGAGGGTGTAGCTATTGACGCGGGGATTTTGATCGACGTACAGGGTCGGCTCAATACTGACATCCAGATCCCGCACACATTCTCGAAACATGCCATAAAGCGTCGAGTACTGACGAGGCCCCGCTTTAATGGTGTTCCCCATTAAATAAATTTGCTGGGGTCGCTCATAGATATATTCTACAAAGCGACTAGCCAGTAATTTAAAGCCGGGTAAGTTGCGGAGGGCTTCCTCTGCCTGTCGATCTAGGGGATGGCGAAAGGCTTCGCTCGAAATTCCGGGATAGGTCGGCATGAATATTTTCCTCCGCTTTTTTCTGTGTCGCGTCTAAACTGTGGCTTTCTCTAACATTAGCTTAGATGACTTGATGGCATCGGGAATCTCAATGGGATAGTTACCGTCAAAACAAGCGGTACAGAAATGTTTGGGGTTTTCGTTGGTTACTTTTAGCATGCCTTCTTTGCTGAGGTAAGTCAGGGAGTCTACTTCGATCTGCTCGGCGATCGCCTGTTGAGATTTAGTGGCGGCGATTAGCTGTTCTTGGTTATCGGTATCGATGCCATAGAAACAAGGGTGGGTCACAGGGGGCGAAGAAATACACATATGAACTTCTTCCGCACCAGCTTGACGCAGGGCGCGCACAATTTTACGGCTGGTGGTTCCCCGCACAATGGAATCATCAACGATCACAATGCGTTTACCATGCAATACATCTTTTAGGGGATTGAGTTTCATACGAATACCCACTTCCCGCATGTGCTGGGTGGGTTGGATAAAGGTACGACCCACGTAGCGATTTTTGATTAAACCTTCGCCAAAGGGAATACCAGACTCGCGGGAAAAACCGATCGCCGCCGGAATCCCGGAATCGGGGACACCCATCACAAGATCAGCATCAATTTGAGATTCCCGTGCCAACTGAGCACCAAGGCGGAGGCGGTAGCTAAACAGCGTTTCGTCGTGGAACAGACTATCAGGGCGAGCAAAATAAATCATTTCAAACACACAGAGCTTTTGCTCTGGCTGTGTATTCCACTGGGTTGATTCGATGCCTGCTTCCGTAATCCACACCATTTCGCCGGGATTAACATCGCGGATATAATCTGCGCCAATAATATCGAGGGCACAGGTTTCAGAAGCAAGGACAAATCGCTCTGTACCATCCTCTTCTTCTAAGGTGCCTAAAACGAGGGGGCGTACACCATGGGGATCCCGCGCACCGATTAAACCCTCTGGCGTACCAATCACAAGACTATAGGCACCAGAGCAGAGCTTAAATGCCGCAATGGCAGCATCATGCCAACTCATACCTTGATCGACATAAATGGCGATCGCCTTAGCGATCATTTCCGAGTCAGTGGTCGTATGGAAATCGAGATGATCATTGAGGGATTCAAGCTTTTCCTTTAACTCAATCGTATTAACGAGATTACCGTTATGGGCGAGGGCTAAAGTACCGAGGCGGGTCTCTTCTAAAGCAGGTTGCGCATTGCAACTATGACTAGAGCCCGTTGTGGAATAGCGATTGTGACC contains the following coding sequences:
- the purF gene encoding amidophosphoribosyltransferase, whose translation is MTVPQTVHANIESDKPKEYCGVFGIYAPTEEVAKLAYFGLFALQHRGQESAGIATFDRDRIHCHKDMGLVSHVFSEDKLAELQGIWAVGHNRYSTTGSSHSCNAQPALEETRLGTLALAHNGNLVNTIELKEKLESLNDHLDFHTTTDSEMIAKAIAIYVDQGMSWHDAAIAAFKLCSGAYSLVIGTPEGLIGARDPHGVRPLVLGTLEEEDGTERFVLASETCALDIIGADYIRDVNPGEMVWITEAGIESTQWNTQPEQKLCVFEMIYFARPDSLFHDETLFSYRLRLGAQLARESQIDADLVMGVPDSGIPAAIGFSRESGIPFGEGLIKNRYVGRTFIQPTQHMREVGIRMKLNPLKDVLHGKRIVIVDDSIVRGTTSRKIVRALRQAGAEEVHMCISSPPVTHPCFYGIDTDNQEQLIAATKSQQAIAEQIEVDSLTYLSKEGMLKVTNENPKHFCTACFDGNYPIEIPDAIKSSKLMLEKATV